Proteins encoded in a region of the Candidatus Methylomirabilota bacterium genome:
- a CDS encoding LLM class flavin-dependent oxidoreductase yields the protein MRVGISLTSRHAVRDPREGARWMIERAAAARQVGLDSLFLGDHHATAEPYYQNVPMLGRLLAEWGEAPVGCLFLLPLWNPVLVAEQVGTLAAIARGRFILQCGLGYDQGQFRAMGTTLRYRPSAFEEALGIVRRLLAGEVVSSAGRFSVTDARLALRPSEPVEVWIGAGAAPALDRAARLGDGWLAAPDLTPDEVRAKIAQYRERCRAHGRTPSAVAIRRDIYVAESAAEARATAGPIMARGHRGFDQAALIVGTIDEVATRFRELEALGYTDVIARHLTDDQPRVLGSLARLAEVRKAVA from the coding sequence ATGAGGGTCGGCATCTCCCTGACCAGCCGTCACGCCGTGCGCGACCCTCGGGAGGGCGCCCGCTGGATGATCGAACGGGCCGCCGCCGCCCGGCAGGTCGGGCTCGATTCCCTCTTCCTCGGCGACCATCACGCGACGGCTGAGCCGTATTACCAGAACGTCCCGATGCTCGGACGCTTGCTGGCCGAGTGGGGCGAGGCGCCGGTGGGCTGCCTGTTCCTGCTCCCGCTCTGGAACCCGGTGCTGGTGGCCGAGCAGGTGGGGACCCTGGCCGCCATCGCCCGCGGTCGCTTCATTCTGCAGTGCGGTCTCGGGTACGACCAGGGGCAGTTCCGTGCGATGGGGACCACCTTGCGGTACCGCCCCTCCGCCTTCGAGGAGGCGCTCGGCATCGTGCGCCGCCTGCTGGCTGGTGAGGTGGTCAGCTCGGCGGGACGGTTCTCGGTCACCGACGCGCGGCTCGCGCTGCGGCCGAGCGAGCCGGTCGAGGTGTGGATCGGCGCCGGCGCCGCCCCGGCGCTCGACCGCGCCGCCCGGCTGGGCGACGGCTGGCTCGCCGCGCCCGATCTCACGCCCGACGAGGTGCGCGCCAAGATCGCGCAGTATCGCGAGCGCTGCCGGGCCCACGGGCGAACGCCGAGCGCGGTCGCCATCCGGCGCGACATCTACGTGGCGGAATCGGCGGCCGAGGCCCGGGCGACGGCGGGGCCGATCATGGCTCGCGGCCATCGAGGCTTCGACCAGGCGGCCCTCATCGTCGGGACGATCGACGAGGTGGCCACGCGCTTCAGGGAGCTCGAGGCCCTGGGGTACACCGACGTCATCGCCCGCCACCTCACCGACGACCAACCCAGGGTTCTCGGCTCGCTGGCGCGCCTGGCCGAAGTGCGGAAGGCGGTGGCGTGA
- a CDS encoding ABC transporter substrate-binding protein, with amino-acid sequence MMREGLSRRQFLRASAAAGLTAAVPFRRGAEAADPRVLRIRSYTNYETLDPAFRLGAPESDIIDAVLLGLVTLTPGTTWGWERDAALSIEATDPTHIRFQLRPGLPWTNGFGELTAEDVKFSYERVANPATKSPYRGDWAKLDRVEITGRHAGVIVLKEPFLPLWSSTLPQTSSVIVCKKAVERMDGQRFTMDPGATCGPYRIRKWEPRAGLTLERNPLWPGAKPVFEEIQATPILDANAAEIAYEAGQIDVTHVPMTSIPRLRGKLPASSTLDARPGLTYWWLGMQMESGVFSDIRVRKAVQLAVDGKAVLDGAFFGVAPRSTGIVAPGLIGHREKNLVAGPDLDRARKLLAEAGHPRGFKTEIGVRNSTEFLNAAQVVAASLAKVGIQAEVVPFDSGVQKAMASDKAGGWKKMQMHVVRFSMQPDPSWATVWFTSAQIGEWNWERFSSKEYDTLHEQALLEPDAAKRHAMYVRMQDLMEESGAYVFLTHGVNAVLYRTHLKPALTPDGNRMLLRKFQLA; translated from the coding sequence ATGATGCGAGAGGGCCTATCCCGGCGGCAGTTCCTGCGTGCCTCGGCGGCGGCCGGTCTCACGGCGGCGGTGCCGTTCCGGAGGGGGGCTGAGGCGGCCGACCCGCGGGTGCTCCGGATCCGCTCCTACACGAACTACGAGACCCTCGACCCGGCCTTTCGGCTCGGCGCGCCCGAGAGCGACATCATCGACGCCGTCCTGCTCGGGCTGGTGACGCTCACCCCGGGGACGACCTGGGGCTGGGAGCGGGACGCCGCGCTGTCGATCGAGGCGACAGACCCGACCCACATCCGGTTCCAGCTTCGGCCCGGCCTCCCGTGGACCAATGGGTTCGGCGAGCTGACCGCCGAGGACGTGAAGTTCTCCTACGAGCGGGTCGCCAATCCCGCCACGAAGTCGCCCTACCGCGGGGATTGGGCCAAGCTCGACCGCGTCGAGATCACCGGTCGCCATGCCGGGGTCATCGTCCTGAAGGAGCCCTTCCTGCCGCTCTGGTCGTCCACGCTGCCCCAGACCTCGTCGGTCATCGTCTGCAAGAAGGCGGTCGAGCGGATGGACGGGCAGCGCTTCACCATGGATCCGGGCGCGACCTGCGGGCCCTACCGGATCCGGAAGTGGGAGCCGCGGGCGGGCCTCACCCTCGAGCGCAACCCGCTCTGGCCCGGGGCCAAGCCCGTCTTCGAGGAGATCCAGGCGACCCCCATCCTGGACGCGAACGCGGCCGAGATCGCGTACGAGGCCGGGCAGATCGACGTCACCCACGTCCCGATGACCTCGATCCCCCGGCTCCGGGGCAAGCTCCCGGCCAGCTCGACGCTCGACGCGCGTCCCGGACTCACCTACTGGTGGCTCGGCATGCAGATGGAGAGCGGCGTCTTCTCGGACATCCGGGTCCGCAAGGCGGTCCAGCTCGCCGTCGACGGCAAGGCCGTCCTCGACGGGGCGTTCTTCGGAGTCGCGCCTCGCTCCACCGGCATCGTCGCCCCGGGACTGATCGGGCACCGCGAGAAGAACCTGGTCGCCGGCCCCGACCTCGACCGGGCCCGGAAGCTGCTCGCCGAAGCCGGTCACCCGCGCGGGTTCAAGACCGAGATCGGCGTTCGCAACTCCACCGAGTTCCTCAACGCGGCCCAGGTCGTCGCCGCCAGCCTGGCCAAGGTCGGGATCCAGGCCGAGGTGGTGCCCTTCGACAGCGGCGTCCAGAAGGCGATGGCCTCCGACAAGGCGGGGGGCTGGAAGAAGATGCAGATGCACGTCGTGCGCTTCTCGATGCAGCCCGACCCGAGCTGGGCGACGGTGTGGTTCACCTCGGCGCAGATCGGGGAGTGGAACTGGGAGCGGTTCAGCAGCAAGGAGTACGACACCCTCCACGAGCAGGCGCTGCTCGAGCCGGACGCGGCCAAGCGTCACGCCATGTACGTGCGGATGCAGGACCTCATGGAAGAGTCAGGGGCGTACGTCTTCCTCACCCACGGCGTCAACGCCGTCCTCTACCGGACTCACCTCAAGCCGGCGCTGACCCCCGACGGCAACCGGATGCTGCTCCGGAAGTTCCAGCTCGCCTGA
- a CDS encoding ABC transporter permease, whose protein sequence is MPTALAGPVASRPRRSGLAGWRRLARDPAGLFGTVLVALVVLSAILADVLSPADPTALEPAARLQGPGPAHPLGTDHLGRDLFTRVLHGGRIALEVSLVSVSVALAVGLALGMAAGYGPRWLDNALLLVFDGVRSFPTVMFALAVVTLLGPSLGTILLVVVVTSVPLYGRVIRTQTLSLKTTEFILAERALGAGIARILARHVLPNVAGPVLILASMEIPVVVTIESGLSFLGLGIRPPTPSWGSILNDGYTFIRETPWLVIAGGVPVIVTTLGFTFLGESLRDIFDPRLRREYSPHSGPRA, encoded by the coding sequence GTGCCGACCGCCCTCGCCGGGCCCGTCGCCTCTCGCCCCCGCCGCTCCGGGCTCGCGGGGTGGCGGCGACTCGCCCGCGACCCGGCCGGGCTCTTCGGGACCGTGCTGGTGGCGCTGGTGGTGCTGAGCGCCATCCTGGCCGACGTCCTCAGCCCGGCCGATCCCACCGCCCTCGAGCCGGCCGCGCGCCTCCAGGGACCCGGGCCCGCCCACCCCCTCGGGACCGATCACCTCGGGCGCGACCTCTTCACCCGCGTCCTCCACGGCGGGCGGATCGCCCTCGAGGTCTCGCTCGTCTCGGTGTCGGTGGCGCTGGCGGTGGGGCTCGCGCTCGGGATGGCGGCCGGCTACGGCCCGCGCTGGCTCGACAATGCGCTGCTGCTCGTCTTCGACGGCGTCCGCTCGTTCCCGACGGTCATGTTCGCGCTGGCCGTGGTCACGCTCCTCGGCCCGAGCCTCGGCACCATCCTGCTGGTCGTGGTCGTCACCTCCGTCCCGCTCTACGGGCGGGTCATTCGCACGCAGACCCTGTCGTTGAAGACGACCGAGTTCATCCTGGCCGAGCGGGCGCTCGGCGCCGGGATCGCCCGCATCCTGGCCCGACACGTCCTCCCGAACGTGGCCGGCCCGGTGCTGATCCTGGCCAGCATGGAGATCCCGGTGGTCGTGACGATCGAGTCCGGGCTCTCGTTCCTCGGGCTGGGGATCCGCCCGCCGACGCCGAGCTGGGGCTCGATTCTCAACGACGGCTACACGTTCATCCGCGAGACGCCCTGGCTCGTGATCGCCGGCGGCGTCCCGGTGATCGTGACCACCCTCGGCTTCACGTTCCTCGGCGAGTCGCTCCG